A single genomic interval of Oryza sativa Japonica Group chromosome 7, ASM3414082v1 harbors:
- the LOC9266059 gene encoding uncharacterized protein isoform X1, with the protein MLLPNHSNEGEKIILGMEGRSSNEISSAEAVLVGALSSGVNAPTWFVLKITFLLLAFCFTAMLSLAFFSSDFMIIAHVLLLVTIGTVLFVLLNRFLAETGLVPVEQQMKEMGIHKIEATEKDKGN; encoded by the exons ATGTTACTGCCGAATCATAGTAACGAAG GAGAAAAAATAATCTTGGGCATGGAAGGGCGCTCCTCAAATGAAATATCATCAGCTGAAGCTGTTTTGGTGGGAGCACTGTCTTCTGGTGTTAAC GCGCCAACGTGGTTTGTGCTCAAGATCACATTCTTGCTACTGGCTTTCTGTTTTACTGCTATGCTTTCTCTAGCATTCTTTTCAAGTGACTTCATGATTATTGCACATGTTCTTTTGCTTGTGACCATTGGCACGGTGCTATTTGTGCTTCTCAACAG GTTTCTGGCAGAAACTGGTCTGGTACCAGTTGAACAACAGATGAAGGAGATGGGTATTCATAAAATAGAAGCTACAGAGAAGGACAAGGGAAACTAA
- the LOC9266059 gene encoding uncharacterized protein isoform X2: MEGRSSNEISSAEAVLVGALSSGVNAPTWFVLKITFLLLAFCFTAMLSLAFFSSDFMIIAHVLLLVTIGTVLFVLLNRFLAETGLVPVEQQMKEMGIHKIEATEKDKGN, translated from the exons ATGGAAGGGCGCTCCTCAAATGAAATATCATCAGCTGAAGCTGTTTTGGTGGGAGCACTGTCTTCTGGTGTTAAC GCGCCAACGTGGTTTGTGCTCAAGATCACATTCTTGCTACTGGCTTTCTGTTTTACTGCTATGCTTTCTCTAGCATTCTTTTCAAGTGACTTCATGATTATTGCACATGTTCTTTTGCTTGTGACCATTGGCACGGTGCTATTTGTGCTTCTCAACAG GTTTCTGGCAGAAACTGGTCTGGTACCAGTTGAACAACAGATGAAGGAGATGGGTATTCATAAAATAGAAGCTACAGAGAAGGACAAGGGAAACTAA
- the LOC4342977 gene encoding pentatricopeptide repeat-containing protein At3g26782, mitochondrial has translation MAGASVMTSLPNPLPTPPAHPSPAFNPQRQRERSVPSPTTTASSLRALFLRAVDPSRPASWSAAVADLLSSGDAVAALATFAAAVRANPAALRPALPPALRAAAAARSLAAGRQLHLLALRSGLFPSDPYSASALLHMYHHCSRPMDARRAFDEIPDPNPVIVTAMASGYVRNNLVYHSLELFRAMIASDSASVVDEAAALVAFSASARVPDRGVTASLHALIAKIGFERNAGVVNTMLDSYAKGGSRDLEVARKVFDTMERDVVSWNSMIALYAQNGMSAEAIGLYSKMLNVGGGIKCNAVALSAVLLACAHAGAIQTGKRIHNQVVRMGLEENVYVGTSIVDMYSKCGRVEMASRAFRKIKEKNILSWSAMITGYGMHGRGQEALEIFTEMKRSGLRPNYITFISVLAACSHAGLLDEGRYWYNAMKQEFGIEAGVEHYGCMVDLLGRAGCLDEAYSLIKEMKVKPDAAIWGALLSACRIHKNVELAEMSVKRLFELDASNSGYYVLLSNIYAEARMWKDVERIRLLVKTRRIEKPPGYSSFELKGKIYLFYVGDKSHPQHIEIYSYLEKLLERMQEAGYVPNTGSVLHDLDEEEKESALRIHSEKLAVAFALMNSVPRSVIHIIKNLRVCSDCHTAMKFITKITEREIIIRDLQRFHHFKDGLCSCRDYW, from the exons ATGGCGGGAGCAAGCGTCATGACATCGCTCCCAAATCCACTCCCCACGCCGCCTGCCCACCCATCTCCCGCGTTCAATCCCCAACGCCAACGAGAGCGCAGCGTCCCGAGTccgaccaccaccgcctcctccctccgcgcgctcttcctccgcgccgtcgACCCGTCGCGCCCCGCGTCCTGGTCCGCGGCCGTCGCAgacctcctctcctccggcgacgcggtcgccgccctcgccacgttcgccgccgccgtccgcgccaACCCCGCCGCGCTCCGCCCGGCTCTGCCCCCGGCCctccgcgcggccgccgccgccaggtccctcgccgccggtcgccagcTGCATCTCCTCGCCCTCCGCTCGGGCCTGTTCCCCTCCGACCCGTattccgcctccgccctcctccACATGTACCACCACTGTTCCCGTCCCATGGACGCCCGCAGGGCGTTCGACGAAATCCCTGACCCCAACCCCGTCATCGTCACCGCTATGGCATCTGGCTACGTACGCAACAATCTAGTCTACCACTCGCTCGAACTCTTCCGTGCCATGATAGCCTCCGATTCTGCTTCTGTGGTCGACGAGGCTGCCGCTCTGGTGGCGTTCTCTGCTTCCGCCCGTGTCCCTGACCGTGGTGTTACTGCCAGCCTCCACGCGCTTATTGCAAAGATTGGCTTCGAAAGGAATGCTGGGGTGGTAAACACGATGCTAGACTCGTACGCTAAGGGTGGCAGTCGTGACTTGGAGGTAGCCAGGAAAGTGTTTGATACAATGGAAAGGGATGTGGTGTCCTGGAATTCGATGATTGCTCTGTACGCACAGAATGGGATGTCAGCCGAAGCAATTGGGTTGTATAGCAAGATGCTGAATGTTGGCGGAGGAATCAAATGCAACGCTGTGGCATTGTCGGCTGTGCTACTGGCTTGTGCGCATGCAGGGGCAATACAGACAGGAAAGCGCATTCATAATCAG gtGGTAAGGATGGGTTTGGAGGAAAATGTCTATGTTGGTACTTCCATAGTTGATATGTACAGTAAGTGTGGAAGAGTTGAAATGGCAAGTAGGGCCTTCCGAAAAATCAAGGAAAAGAACATCCTTTCATGGTCTGCCATGATTACTGGTTATGGCATGCATGGTCGCGGACAAGAAGCCCTTGAGATTTTCACCGAGATGAAAAGATCAGGTCTAAGGCCTAACTACATAACGTTTATCTCAGTTTTAGCCGCTTGCAGTCATGCTGGTCTTTTGGATGAGGGCCGATATTGGTACAATGCCATGAAGCAAGAATTTGGTATTGAAGCTGGTGTGGAGCACTACGGTTGCATGGTGGATCTCCTTGGTCGTGCTGGTTGTCTTGATGAAGCTTATAGTCTCATTAAAGAAATGAAGGTCAAACCCGATGCTGCTATATGGGGAGCTCTTCTTAGTGCATGCCGCATACACAAAAATGTTGAGCTTGCAGAAATGTCTGTAAAAAGATTGTTTGAATTGGATGCAAGCAATAGTGGATACTATGTTCTGTTGTCTAATATATATGCAGAGGCTAGAATGTGGAAAGATGTGGAACGGATAAGGCTTCTGGTCAAAACAAGAAGAATAGAAAAGCCTCCTGGGTATAGCTCTTTTGAGTTGAAAGGTAAAATCTATTTGTTTTATGTTGGCGACAAGAGTCACCCACAGCACATTGAAATCTATTCTTATTTGGAGAAACTGCTTGAAAGAATGCAAGAAGCAGGCTATGTACCAAACACGGGTTCTGTTCTTCATGATTTGgatgaagaagagaaagagTCTGCATTGCGAATCCATAGTGAAAAGCTTGCTGTTGCTTTTGCTCTAATGAATTCAGTCCCAAGATCAGTGATCCATATAATAAAGAATCTCCGGGTCTGTAGTGATTGCCATACAGCAATGAAGTTCATTACCAAGATCACTGAAAGAGAAATCATCATCAGAGATTTACAGCGCTTCCATCACTTCAAAGATGGATTATGCTCTTGTCGGGATTACTGGTGA
- the LOC136357145 gene encoding serine/threonine-protein phosphatase 7 long form homolog: MARQDTPQLLDPAIDHRHRSHLTAVQGAQLGTFRARTCGELLTVHDSFVERLREAGLLPMCRLVEAAAGDVDPAKRWTVDRSLLAALVERWRPETHTFHLPCGEVAPTLQDVSYLLGLPLAGDAVGPVTTAVDWQDDLTARFALVQRAPHLPFEPLAHHRNTGPTKRWLLQFTVEQLQAEADEYSYSRCLEAYLLWLFGWVMFCGDHGHAVDKGFVHYARSIADAAVGEVPQWSWGSALLAALYRALCESCTKTDPSATFGGCPLFLSIWAAERIAIGLPEVDQHAYEESLYEERPEVDYPTMGTLWCRRQRRWAHVQVRRSYPEFVMEFDRLLPTDVVWEPYSATATQARAPLGLSTLCTRDQAYWMTTFPMVFDICVEPHAPFRVMRQFGFRQPFPVPFPTTVPAAVHRYSRKGQQSAGDWPAKLATFVEDWLLATEEVVDHEGEPHTEESYQAYLRWYQPRTRTRVTFAPLEQQPHVASTRDLYVRHRDQDFARAVDDINRVIVDGSTTIQRLGAGIPVPVEEHLTTYTRMVESMRSILRVLTCRADDVARADAAVQRPPVPTGPRPAAHVPRPTPPPHGGFRAPFSTPPSSARPSVVPP, translated from the exons atggcacgtcaggatacacctcagttgttggacccggcgatagatcaccgacaccggtctcaccttactgcggtgcagggggctcagcttgggacgttccgggcacggacgtgcggtgagctactcacggttcacgactcctttgtcgagag gctacgtgaggccggcctcctaccgatgtgtcggctggtggaggctgcggccggcgacgtggaccCGGCCAAGCGATGGACTGTGGACAGGTCCCTCCTAGCAGCTTTGGTCGAAcgatggaggccagagacgcacacttttcacttgccgtgcggtgaggtagcccctaccctacaggacgtatcgtacttgttggggctaccgctcgcgggagacgctgttgggccagtgaccacggctgtggactggcaggacgatctgacggcacgtttcgcactagtacagcgcgcaccgcacctcccgttcgagccgttggcacaccaccgcaacaccggacctacgaagaggtggctgcttcagttcacc gttgagcagctacaggcggaggccgacgagtactcctacagccgatgtttggaggcgtacttgctctggctttttggctgggtgatgttctgtggcgATCACGGGCACGCGGTCGACAAGGGATTCGTGCACTACGCTaggagcatcgccgacgccgcggtaggcgaggtgcctcagtggagctggggttccgcgttgttggcggctctgtaccgtgcactttgtgagtcttgcacgaagacggatcccagcgcgacctttggtgggtgccctctctttctttctatctgggcagctgagaggattgcgatcggcctccctgaggtggaccagcacgcgtacgaggagtcactgtatgaggagcgaccagaggtcgactaccctacgatgggtactctgtggtgccgtcgtcag cgccgatgggctcacgtccaggttaggcggtcgtatcctgagtttgttatggagttcgaccgccttctgccgactgacgtcgtgtgggagccctacagtgccacggctacccaggctcgtgcgccgttgggtctgtccacactctgcaccagggaccaggcgtactggatgactacgtttccgatggtcttcgacatctgcgttgagcctcacgcccctttccgcgtgatgcggcagttcggcttccgtcagccctttccagtaccgtttccgactaccgtcccagctgctgttcaccg gtactcgcgcaagggtcagcagtcagctggcgactggcccgccaagttggcgacttttgttgaggactggttgctcgcaaccgaggaggtcgtggaccacgagggagagccacacactgaggagtcgtaccaggcctacctacgctggtaccagccacgcacccgtactagggtcaccttcgctcccttggagcagcagccccacgttgcgagcactagagacctctatgtcaggcaccgcgaccaggacttcgctcgtgct gtcgacgacatcaaccgggtcatcgttgacggttcaacgacgatccaacgtttaggcgcggggattccggtacccgtagaggagcacctgacgacgtacacgcggatggtggagtcgatgcgctcgattctccgagtgctcacctgtcgtgcagacgacgttgctcgggcagacgcagctgtacagcggccacccgtaccgactggtccccgtccagctgcgcacgttcctaggccgactccccctccgcacggag ggtttcgtgcaccgttcagcaccccgccttcctcggctaggccttctgttgtgcccccc